The following coding sequences lie in one Spinacia oleracea cultivar Varoflay chromosome 1, BTI_SOV_V1, whole genome shotgun sequence genomic window:
- the LOC110791932 gene encoding uncharacterized protein isoform X1 — METENLGTSSTINSSSWPIIRGSLHDAITSESSISALDSASDSDPTVSAALKPPLILRRPAPDSGPCEITISFTQKHEVKQVYVRSTARVYEIYHSADDKGDNEYLCTVRCGVAAKTEELLQETDGEGSLSTSSSSPNRSSCEGHFRSGSGGSTNEDDWVDVKVQNPSMLDSRDTCLSKKDESCMERGNQDFFEATAEISDADPVLSITLRLLSIQSGDYIYIDEVYVFADPVVSTDTSTNAPETSSESAKMCLLLPTLLNLSNFRRNQMQDKSDSAGGERKHQDTGFNSTSAAVTSSTSQSESIQHTMLNSSSAHISQLEFPIQRLDSQSERNFFSSRVENTLVELVSRVAKIEDFCLRFEEKMVKPISNMEARLERVEQQLELFAKTTVSLTACNRISAPEFSCTESQSNSIFNGCNESPGTINSESIKKDESRPQDMLIPPSGANSSLSIDPNNVSSPTTNAARLVPSLVVTAPDFSYVDDEGENDPFEAVKNSPKGHPKKPLSINDALASALAGFISSASTDTHVVEETADISSKEDNGSPCSSELILFDKHILSSVNIDENNVSSKEAKDEIVITEQGAGFEETTEPVDEHSHIFEEGESEKSLGNSVFNVVSLDQVKAEINGLSLDRSGEADDDSSQTFVFGSAESPSDNTSVTAVGVPVANIDSCSGEGTAKECPGILLNILNLQSPAILDFGTPILDVKFLLQDKFSAKSSLDALLVDVPDLCSEVPCVDEESATSFSEQHDLVMIDNTDSTISETPNSQLWCLDSYDSCCMPSNREEELQEYSTLDMGASLI; from the exons ATGGAAACTGAAAACCTAGGTACTTCTTCCACCATTAATTCTTCATCATGGCCGATCATTCGCGGCTCCCTTCACGATGCAATCACTTCCGAGTCCTCCATTTCCGCCCTAGATTCTGCTTCCGATTCTGATCCTACGGTTTCTGCGGCCCTCAAACCTCCTCTTATCCTGCGCCGTCCCGCACCGGATTCCGGCCCCTGCGAGATCACAA tttcTTTCACACAGAAACATGAAGTCAAGCAGGTCTATGTTCGAAGCACTGCTAGAGTCTATGAAATTTATCATTCTGCTGATGATAAGGGTGACAATGAGTACCTATGTACAGTTCGTTGTGGTGTCGCTGCTAAAACTGAAGAGCTACTGCAAGAGACTGATGGTGAAGGATCTTTGTCTACAAGTTCTAGTAGCCCCAATAGAAGTTCTTGTGAAGGGCATTTTAGATCTGGTAGTGGAGGCAGCACCAACGAAGATGACTGGGTAGACGTGAAAGTGCAAAACCCCTCTATGCTTGATTCCAGAGATACATGTCTGTCAAAGAAAGATGAGAGCTGCATGGAACGAGGCAATCAG GACTTCTTTGAGGCTACTGCAGAGATATCTGATGCTGATCCAGTTCTGTCTATCACTCTCCGCTTGCTGTCTATTCAGAGTGGAGATTACATTTACATAGATGAAGTTTATGTGTTTGCTGATCCCGTGGTATCAACTGATACTTCGACAAACGCACCAGAAACCTCGTCTGAAAGTGCTAAAATGTGCTTGCTCCTTCCGACACTTCTGAACCTGTCTAACTTTCGAAGGAATCAAATGCAAGATAAAAGTGATTCTGCTGGTGGAGAAAGGAAGCACCAAGATACTGGATTCAACTCAACTAGTGCGGCTGTGACATCTAGTACTTCTCAGTCAGAAAGTATCCAACACACCATGCTTAATAGTTCATCTGCTCATATTTCCCAACTGGAGTTTCCTATACAAAGGCTAGATTCTCAAAGTGAAAGGAACTTTTTTTCTAGTCGCGTAGAGAATACGTTGGTTGAACTTGTTTCTCGAGTTGCAAAAATTGAAGACTTCTGTTTGAGGTTTGAGGAAAAAATGGTAAAGCCAATTAGCAACATGGAAGCAAGGCTTGAAAGGGTAGAACAGCAATTGGAGTTGTTTGCCAAGACTACAGTTTCATTGACAGCTTGCAACAGAATTTCTGCTCCGGAGTTCTCTTGCACTGAATCTCAATCCAATTCCATCTTCAATGGATGTAATGAATCTCCTGGTACTATAAATTCTGAGTCAATTAAGAAGGATGAAAGTCGTCCTCAagacatgttgatcccaccatcCGGTGCAAATTCATCTCTCTCTATTGATCCCAATAATGTATCTTCACCCACCACTAATGCTGCTCGGTTAGTTCCCAGTCTGGTTGTCACTGCACCGGACTTTTCGTATGTCGATGATGAGGGAGAAAATGACCCCTTTGAAGCTGTAAAGAACTCCCCAAAAGGCCATCCAAAGAAACCATTGTCAATTAATGATGCTCTAGCTTCTGCACTTGCTGGTTTCATATCTTCGGCTTCCACTGATACACATGTGGTTGAAGAAACTGCTGATATCTCTAGTAAAGAAGATAATGGGAGCCCTTGTTCATCAGAgttaattctatttgataagcACATACTCTCTTCTGTCAATATTGATGAAAATAATGTTTCCAGCAAGGAGGCCAAGGACGAGATTGTAATAACAGAACAAGGTGCTGGCTTTGAGGAAACAACTGAACCTGTTGATGAACATAGCCATATATTTGAGGAAGGGGAGAGTGAGAAGTCCCTCGGTAATTCtgtttttaatgtagttagtctTGACCAAGTTAAAGCAGAGATTAACGGTTTGAGCTTAGACAGATCTGGAGAAGCTGATGATGACTCGAGTCAAACATTTGTTTTTGGTTCCGCTGAATCCCCTTCTGACAATACCTCCGTCACTGCTGTTGGAGTACCTGTAGCCAACATTGACTCCTGTTCTGGTGAAGGGACTGCAAAAGAGTGTCCTGGTATACTGCTCAACATTTTGAACTTACAAAGCCCtgctattttggattttggaactCCAATACTGGACGTAAAATTCTTGTTGCAAGATAAGTTTTCTGCTAAGTCTTCTCTTGATGCCCTTCTGGTTGATGTTCCTGATTTATGCAGCGAAGTTCCTTGTGTTGATGAAGAGAGTGCTACTTCATTCAGCGAGCAACATGATTTAGTTATGATTGATAACACAGACTCTACAATTTCGGAAACTCCTAACAGCCAGTTGTGGTGTTTAGATAGTTATGACTCTTGCTGCATGCCTTCAAATAGAGAGGAAGAACTGCAGGAATATAGTACCCTGGATATGGGTGCAAGTCTTATATGA
- the LOC110791932 gene encoding uncharacterized protein isoform X2 → METENLGTSSTINSSSWPIIRGSLHDAITSESSISALDSASDSDPTVSAALKPPLILRRPAPDSGPCEITISFTQKHEVKQVYVRSTARVYEIYHSADDKGDNEYLCTVRCGVAAKTEELLQETDGEGSLSTSSSSPNRSSCEGHFRSGSGGSTNEDDWVDVKVQNPSMLDSRDTCLSKKDESCMERGNQDFFEATAEISDADPVLSITLRLLSIQSGDYIYIDEVYVFADPVVSTDTSTNAPETSSESAKMCLLLPTLLNLSNFRRNQMQDKSDSAGGERKHQDTGFNSTSAAVTSSTSQSESIQHTMLNSSSAHISQLEFPIQRLDSQSERNFFSSRVENTLVELVSRVAKIEDFCLRFEEKMVKPISNMEARLERVEQQLELFAKTTVSLTACNRISAPEFSCTESQSNSIFNGCNESPGTINSESIKKDESRPQDMLIPPSGANSSLSIDPNNVSSPTTNAARLVPSLVVTAPDFSYVDDEGENDPFEAVKNSPKGHPKKPLSINDALASALAGFISSASTDTHVVEETADISSKEDNGSPCSSELILFDKHILSSVNIDENNVSSKEAKDEIVITEQGAGFEETTEPVDEHSHIFEEGESEKSLDLEKLMMTRVKHLFLVPLNPLLTIPPSLLLEYL, encoded by the exons ATGGAAACTGAAAACCTAGGTACTTCTTCCACCATTAATTCTTCATCATGGCCGATCATTCGCGGCTCCCTTCACGATGCAATCACTTCCGAGTCCTCCATTTCCGCCCTAGATTCTGCTTCCGATTCTGATCCTACGGTTTCTGCGGCCCTCAAACCTCCTCTTATCCTGCGCCGTCCCGCACCGGATTCCGGCCCCTGCGAGATCACAA tttcTTTCACACAGAAACATGAAGTCAAGCAGGTCTATGTTCGAAGCACTGCTAGAGTCTATGAAATTTATCATTCTGCTGATGATAAGGGTGACAATGAGTACCTATGTACAGTTCGTTGTGGTGTCGCTGCTAAAACTGAAGAGCTACTGCAAGAGACTGATGGTGAAGGATCTTTGTCTACAAGTTCTAGTAGCCCCAATAGAAGTTCTTGTGAAGGGCATTTTAGATCTGGTAGTGGAGGCAGCACCAACGAAGATGACTGGGTAGACGTGAAAGTGCAAAACCCCTCTATGCTTGATTCCAGAGATACATGTCTGTCAAAGAAAGATGAGAGCTGCATGGAACGAGGCAATCAG GACTTCTTTGAGGCTACTGCAGAGATATCTGATGCTGATCCAGTTCTGTCTATCACTCTCCGCTTGCTGTCTATTCAGAGTGGAGATTACATTTACATAGATGAAGTTTATGTGTTTGCTGATCCCGTGGTATCAACTGATACTTCGACAAACGCACCAGAAACCTCGTCTGAAAGTGCTAAAATGTGCTTGCTCCTTCCGACACTTCTGAACCTGTCTAACTTTCGAAGGAATCAAATGCAAGATAAAAGTGATTCTGCTGGTGGAGAAAGGAAGCACCAAGATACTGGATTCAACTCAACTAGTGCGGCTGTGACATCTAGTACTTCTCAGTCAGAAAGTATCCAACACACCATGCTTAATAGTTCATCTGCTCATATTTCCCAACTGGAGTTTCCTATACAAAGGCTAGATTCTCAAAGTGAAAGGAACTTTTTTTCTAGTCGCGTAGAGAATACGTTGGTTGAACTTGTTTCTCGAGTTGCAAAAATTGAAGACTTCTGTTTGAGGTTTGAGGAAAAAATGGTAAAGCCAATTAGCAACATGGAAGCAAGGCTTGAAAGGGTAGAACAGCAATTGGAGTTGTTTGCCAAGACTACAGTTTCATTGACAGCTTGCAACAGAATTTCTGCTCCGGAGTTCTCTTGCACTGAATCTCAATCCAATTCCATCTTCAATGGATGTAATGAATCTCCTGGTACTATAAATTCTGAGTCAATTAAGAAGGATGAAAGTCGTCCTCAagacatgttgatcccaccatcCGGTGCAAATTCATCTCTCTCTATTGATCCCAATAATGTATCTTCACCCACCACTAATGCTGCTCGGTTAGTTCCCAGTCTGGTTGTCACTGCACCGGACTTTTCGTATGTCGATGATGAGGGAGAAAATGACCCCTTTGAAGCTGTAAAGAACTCCCCAAAAGGCCATCCAAAGAAACCATTGTCAATTAATGATGCTCTAGCTTCTGCACTTGCTGGTTTCATATCTTCGGCTTCCACTGATACACATGTGGTTGAAGAAACTGCTGATATCTCTAGTAAAGAAGATAATGGGAGCCCTTGTTCATCAGAgttaattctatttgataagcACATACTCTCTTCTGTCAATATTGATGAAAATAATGTTTCCAGCAAGGAGGCCAAGGACGAGATTGTAATAACAGAACAAGGTGCTGGCTTTGAGGAAACAACTGAACCTGTTGATGAACATAGCCATATATTTGAGGAAGGGGAGAGTGAGAAGTCCCTCG ATCTGGAGAAGCTGATGATGACTCGAGTCAAACATTTGTTTTTGGTTCCGCTGAATCCCCTTCTGACAATACCTCCGTCACTGCTGTTGGAGTACCTGTAG